A genomic region of Cannabis sativa cultivar Pink pepper isolate KNU-18-1 chromosome 1, ASM2916894v1, whole genome shotgun sequence contains the following coding sequences:
- the LOC115705914 gene encoding PRA1 family protein H yields MVFSSNPLSLSVPEAAFESWLRDSGYIEVLDQRTSDLHRLSTTAATADTSSSSSAGNPDSISSTATATGVFVSLFSSIVTFLSLFTINPFSKLSSDDFSGKTPSWTTAFLGSFNSYSFPSSSSQARLRAHENVKRYARNYASLFILFFACTLYQMPMTLFGLVSCLALWDVFKFCSEKWRLDRYPLTRLCLVRVSQCVGAIILMGSNVQMALFCALSISYAAMILHAAFRKLTPAKQQPRGR; encoded by the exons ATGGTCTTCTCATCCAACCCATTGTCGCTTAGCGTCCCCGAGGCAGCTTTCGAGTCTTGGCTGCGAGACAGCGGCTATATCGAAGTCCTCGACCAGCGCACCTCCGACCTCCACCGCCTTTCCACCACCGCCGCCACCGCTGacacctcctcctcctcctccgcaGGCAACCCAGATAGCATCTCTTCAACCGCCACTGCAACCGGCGTCTTTGTCTCGCTCTTCTCTAGCATCGTCaccttcctctctctctttacCATCAACCCTTTCTCCAAGCTCTCAAGCGATGATTTCTCAGGGAAAACCCCTTCCTGGACTACTGCCTTTCTTGGCTCCTTCAATTCCTACTCTTTCCCTTCTTCCTCTTCCCAGGCTCGGTTGAGGGCTCACGAGAACGTCAAGCGCTACGCACGCAACTATGCTTCTCTCTTCATCCTCTTTTTCGCTTGTACTTT GTACCAGATGCCAATGACCCTTTTTGGATTAGTATCGTGTTTGGCACTATGGGATGTTTTTAAGTTCTGCAGCGAGAAATGGAGATTGGATCGATATCCGCTCACTCGACTCTGTTTGGTTCGTGTTAGTCAATGTG TTGGTGCAATTATTTTAATGGGTTCAAATGTTCAGATGGCTCTGTTCTGTGCATTGAGCATCAGTTATGCAG CCATGATTCTGCATGCTGCATTTCGGAAGCTGACTCCTGCAAAACAACAGCCCCGTGGAAGATGA